From one Verrucomicrobiales bacterium genomic stretch:
- a CDS encoding DUF1501 domain-containing protein, with translation MNRRDFLKSASAATLSALAAGHPRVVLAEDAEKLSATADTLIILWMGGGMAHTETFDPKRYTPFEKGLAPNKVLSTFPQIDTAVDHIKFSQGLEKIAGVMDRGSLIRTYTAGDLGFILHSRHQFHWHTGYAPPQTVAAPHIGAVLARTLGPRDSAVPSFINIGQRFDIGESEEVKAFTTAGFLGSEFGPFNIPFPDQAAEAVRPPGGMSPDRFSNRDRFFRRLLDANPVYQNGSEYQRDSLLRSLDNAHRLLSSPAAKAFDLSLEPLENIRKYAPSYEPGKKFAAARERFGTYEQQNIGRFGLGCLLARRLTEVGARFIEVTTEYIPFLNWDTHENGHTKLKAMKEQIDAPVAQLVRDLEERGLLNRTLIVLASEFSRDAILEGRPDKPIKDQVDVPEKIEDIKHYGMHRHFTDAGSVLLFGGGIKKGFLYGKTADERPCKHVDKKVVIEDLHATIYRAMGISPKLAYEIEKRPFYVTRDGHGKPILDLFA, from the coding sequence ATGAACCGACGAGATTTCCTAAAATCAGCGAGCGCCGCGACGCTGTCGGCCCTGGCGGCGGGGCACCCACGGGTCGTCCTCGCGGAAGATGCCGAAAAGCTCTCCGCCACGGCTGACACGCTGATTATCCTCTGGATGGGCGGTGGCATGGCCCATACCGAGACCTTCGACCCCAAGCGCTACACCCCGTTCGAAAAGGGGCTGGCTCCGAACAAGGTGCTGAGCACTTTTCCCCAAATCGACACCGCGGTTGATCACATCAAATTCTCGCAGGGACTGGAGAAGATCGCCGGCGTCATGGACCGGGGATCACTCATCCGAACTTACACTGCCGGGGACCTGGGTTTCATCCTGCATTCTCGTCACCAGTTCCACTGGCATACGGGCTACGCGCCGCCGCAAACCGTGGCCGCACCTCACATCGGTGCCGTGCTGGCTCGAACATTGGGACCGCGCGATTCCGCCGTCCCCTCGTTCATCAACATTGGACAGCGCTTCGACATCGGTGAATCCGAAGAGGTCAAAGCGTTTACCACGGCCGGGTTTCTGGGCAGCGAGTTCGGCCCGTTCAACATTCCGTTCCCCGATCAGGCCGCCGAGGCGGTTCGCCCTCCCGGAGGCATGAGCCCGGATCGCTTTTCCAACCGCGACCGCTTTTTCCGGCGTCTCCTCGATGCGAACCCCGTTTATCAGAACGGCAGTGAGTATCAGCGCGATTCCTTGCTTCGCTCCTTGGACAACGCCCACCGCCTGCTCAGCTCCCCCGCCGCCAAGGCCTTCGACCTCTCGTTGGAACCCTTGGAAAACATTCGCAAATACGCGCCTAGCTATGAGCCGGGAAAGAAGTTTGCCGCCGCTCGCGAGCGTTTTGGAACTTACGAACAACAGAACATCGGCCGCTTCGGTCTGGGCTGCTTGCTGGCTCGCCGCCTGACCGAGGTCGGCGCCCGGTTCATTGAAGTCACGACGGAGTACATCCCCTTCCTCAATTGGGACACCCACGAGAATGGCCATACGAAGCTGAAGGCGATGAAGGAGCAAATCGACGCTCCCGTAGCTCAACTCGTCCGCGATCTCGAAGAACGAGGCTTGCTGAACCGCACGCTCATCGTGCTTGCCAGCGAGTTCAGCCGCGACGCCATTTTGGAGGGAAGACCGGACAAGCCCATCAAGGATCAAGTCGATGTGCCGGAGAAGATTGAGGACATCAAGCATTACGGGATGCACCGTCACTTCACCGACGCCGGCAGCGTGCTGCTCTTTGGCGGCGGCATCAAGAAGGGCTTCCTGTATGGCAAGACAGCGGATGAACGCCCATGCAAGCATGTGGACAAAAAGGTCGTCATCGAGGATCTCCATGCCACGATCTACCGCGCCATGGGCATCTCCCCGAAGCTAGCCTACGAGATCGAGAAGCGCCCCTTCTACGTCACCCGCGACGGCCACGGCAAACCCATCTTGGATCTCTTTGCTTAG
- a CDS encoding DUF1549 domain-containing protein, whose amino-acid sequence MHPRQLIWILAATGLLTGGSLQAKLSAEKIAALPPAATRTVSFRADIKPILETSCVKCHGKGKSKGGFNLDVRESLLKGGDSGASVVIGNSGESYLIELVSGFNLDSIMPEKGTKLTPLQVGLLRAWIDQGLAWDSDISFAKQPPRNLEPRRVELPTAEGSQHPIDRLLAASLRKAAIHPEKVVDDRTFARRVYLDVIGLLPPPEELAAFLASSEPAKRERLVDRLLGDNQAYATHWFSFWNDLLRNDYRGTGYIDGGRKQISTWLHSALATNLPYDRFVAQLVHPTPETEGFTKGIVWRGVVNASQTPPMQAAQNISQIFMGVNLKCASCHDSFIDDWALADCYGMANLYADEPLELVQCDKPIGKKAVTQFLYPQLGAIAGDLPKTNRTARLAEIMTQSENGRLPRTVVNRIWARLLGRGLVEPIDDMEQKAWSPDLLDWLAEDLVANGYNLKHTLKRILTSQAYQLPAVNLSETPDAQFVFQGPAIRRLSAEQFRDALGALTGVWHSEPANEFDLAAGASEAFLETVRVPSQAQWVWSHPGAETKAAPGDLFLRKTFTLEALPDRATVVALADDSWTVFVNGTQVLSGKNLKTASHANLKPHLKVGVNLIAVQAANAAPKPPEKDKKPEDPASPAGVIVFARLETGTQLLELYTDRTWTCTTNNPADWKKPDFGASAWLPAVELGSIVKSQTPWTGGLAALTRALSLEAAHGHIRASLVPADPLTTALGRPNREQVMTSRTSAATTLQALELSNGETLAGLVKAGASKWTAKPGPVPRELSQQIFQRGLGRPPTAREQELANDLLGPQVKPEHVEDLLWAIAMLPEFQLIY is encoded by the coding sequence ATGCATCCGCGGCAACTCATCTGGATTCTGGCGGCGACCGGCCTGCTCACGGGGGGCTCTCTTCAAGCCAAGCTCTCCGCCGAAAAAATCGCCGCCTTGCCGCCTGCAGCCACGCGCACGGTGAGTTTCCGCGCGGATATCAAGCCGATCCTGGAAACCTCCTGCGTTAAGTGCCATGGCAAAGGCAAATCGAAAGGGGGCTTCAACCTGGATGTGCGGGAGTCCCTGCTCAAGGGAGGAGACTCGGGGGCATCGGTCGTGATCGGTAACAGCGGCGAGAGCTATCTGATCGAACTGGTTTCCGGCTTCAACCTCGACAGCATCATGCCGGAAAAGGGAACCAAGCTCACCCCGCTCCAAGTGGGGCTGCTACGGGCGTGGATCGATCAGGGCCTGGCGTGGGACTCCGACATTAGCTTTGCCAAACAGCCACCTCGCAACCTCGAGCCTCGCCGGGTCGAGCTTCCAACCGCCGAGGGATCTCAGCATCCGATCGACCGACTCCTGGCTGCTTCGCTGCGGAAGGCCGCCATCCATCCTGAAAAAGTCGTCGACGACCGGACCTTTGCCCGCCGCGTCTACCTGGATGTGATCGGCCTCCTTCCGCCACCCGAAGAGCTGGCCGCTTTTCTGGCCAGCTCGGAGCCCGCCAAACGCGAGCGTTTGGTCGATCGCCTGCTGGGCGATAATCAGGCCTACGCAACTCACTGGTTCTCCTTCTGGAATGACCTATTGCGCAATGACTATCGCGGCACCGGTTACATCGATGGCGGCCGCAAGCAAATCTCTACCTGGTTGCATTCCGCGCTCGCCACCAACCTGCCCTACGACCGGTTTGTAGCACAGCTGGTCCACCCAACTCCAGAGACCGAGGGCTTCACCAAGGGAATCGTCTGGCGAGGTGTCGTCAACGCGAGCCAAACCCCTCCCATGCAGGCGGCGCAAAATATATCTCAGATCTTCATGGGCGTGAACCTGAAGTGCGCCTCCTGCCACGACAGTTTTATCGACGACTGGGCGCTGGCCGATTGCTATGGCATGGCGAATCTCTATGCGGACGAACCCCTGGAACTGGTTCAGTGTGATAAGCCGATCGGAAAGAAAGCAGTCACCCAATTCCTCTACCCGCAGCTCGGAGCCATCGCGGGAGACCTGCCCAAGACCAATCGCACGGCGCGGCTGGCCGAGATCATGACCCAGTCGGAGAATGGTCGGCTGCCACGAACCGTCGTCAACCGCATCTGGGCTCGGCTCCTGGGTCGTGGTTTGGTGGAGCCCATCGACGATATGGAGCAAAAAGCTTGGTCCCCCGACCTGCTCGATTGGCTGGCGGAGGACTTGGTCGCCAATGGCTACAATCTCAAGCACACGCTCAAACGAATTCTCACGTCCCAAGCCTACCAGCTTCCAGCGGTGAACCTGAGCGAAACTCCCGACGCACAGTTCGTGTTCCAGGGACCCGCCATTCGCCGTCTGAGCGCCGAGCAGTTCCGCGACGCCCTGGGCGCGTTAACGGGTGTCTGGCATAGCGAGCCGGCCAATGAATTCGATCTGGCCGCGGGAGCCTCCGAAGCCTTCCTGGAAACGGTCCGAGTGCCTTCCCAGGCCCAATGGGTTTGGTCGCATCCCGGGGCGGAAACCAAGGCGGCGCCCGGCGATCTGTTTCTCAGAAAAACCTTCACGCTCGAAGCCCTTCCGGATCGAGCGACGGTGGTTGCCTTGGCCGACGACTCCTGGACGGTGTTTGTAAACGGCACTCAGGTGCTTTCCGGCAAGAACCTTAAAACCGCCAGCCACGCGAACCTAAAGCCGCATCTGAAGGTCGGTGTGAACCTCATTGCCGTCCAGGCCGCCAACGCTGCACCCAAGCCGCCTGAGAAAGACAAGAAGCCCGAGGATCCCGCCAGCCCAGCGGGCGTGATCGTCTTCGCGCGCCTCGAAACGGGAACCCAGCTCCTGGAGCTCTACACCGATCGAACCTGGACCTGCACGACCAACAATCCCGCCGATTGGAAAAAGCCCGACTTTGGTGCCTCCGCATGGCTCCCCGCCGTCGAGCTTGGCTCCATCGTGAAGTCCCAAACTCCCTGGACGGGTGGACTGGCCGCACTGACCCGCGCCCTGAGCCTCGAGGCGGCGCATGGCCACATCCGCGCCAGCTTGGTCCCGGCCGATCCTTTGACCACCGCCCTGGGACGCCCCAACCGCGAGCAAGTCATGACGTCCCGCACCTCCGCGGCCACGACGCTCCAAGCCCTCGAACTTTCTAACGGAGAAACCCTGGCCGGCCTGGTCAAGGCCGGAGCCTCAAAGTGGACCGCCAAGCCGGGGCCAGTCCCGCGCGAGCTGAGCCAGCAGATCTTTCAACGTGGACTAGGACGTCCACCCACGGCACGAGAGCAGGAACTGGCGAACGATCTCCTGGGGCCACAAGTCAAACCCGAGCACGTGGAAGACTTGCTCTGGGCCATCGCGATGCTGCCTGAATTCCAGCTGATCTATTAG
- a CDS encoding phenylalanine--tRNA ligase subunit beta translates to MKVTLNWLKQYVDFSWSPEELGERLTLLGLEVEAMHKIAGDFQQIVVGQVITRNQHPNADRLSLCTVNDGTGERQIVCGAQNFKAGDKVPLALPGAIMPTAPGEPPFVIKVGKIRGCESHGMMCSAKELGLAEDAEGLLLLPADAKVGQPFAEHLGRSGSDVVYDLEITPNRPDWNSVIGIAREISALTGNPLRLPSLSVPESTDGESAADRVDVELQAPELCPRYTARVLLGVEVRPSPDWLKTTLEKVGVRSINNIVDVTNFVMLETGQPLHAFDYHLLSREGAGKPRIVVRPAADGETFTTLDAQARTLNSQMLLIADTSKGIALAGLMGGANSEIQSTTRDVLLESAYFKPQNVRATSKALGLKTDASYRFERGADIGICDWASQRAAQLILQTAGGRVACGVVDAYPQPAQPKEITLRSEKTRAVLGIDIPLAQQSAGLQGLGLKVVASSESETRYQIPSFRVDLKREHDLIEEVGRLYGIDKIPSTPPRGGVGSHVYDSIHDQIAEVRRLLTGLGLNEAQGQTLIAGNAAKRVTAPANLVALAYPLSSDMDVLRPSLLPGLLDSLRHNLNRQNHDLALFEVGRVFTQNQGQIKEERRVAIALTGARTSTFWTGSERESKKDIYDLKGLLEELLEQIGLRGVAYIRRAESSEFYLESAGVQLGKLVVGEFGQLSPLLAKQYDLRDRVFLAELSLDFLLAKRNPTKSFKPLPAFPSIRRDIAMLVPEPVTHEAVLQAVRQTKPSNLESVELFDVFRGKNLPAGQKSVAYAFTYRAADRTLTDSEVNITHDKVVAQFQTGLGATLRG, encoded by the coding sequence ATGAAAGTGACGCTGAATTGGCTGAAGCAGTATGTGGACTTTTCCTGGTCGCCGGAAGAGCTGGGCGAACGCTTGACCCTGCTGGGATTGGAAGTTGAAGCCATGCACAAGATTGCTGGAGACTTCCAGCAGATCGTTGTTGGCCAAGTCATTACCCGCAATCAACACCCCAATGCCGACCGCCTGTCCCTGTGCACCGTCAACGATGGGACGGGGGAGCGCCAGATTGTTTGCGGCGCGCAGAATTTTAAGGCCGGGGACAAAGTTCCTCTCGCCCTGCCCGGCGCCATCATGCCGACCGCTCCGGGCGAACCGCCTTTTGTCATCAAGGTCGGAAAGATCCGAGGCTGCGAATCGCACGGAATGATGTGCTCCGCCAAGGAACTTGGATTGGCCGAGGACGCCGAGGGTTTGCTGCTGCTACCCGCGGATGCCAAAGTGGGACAGCCCTTCGCCGAGCATCTCGGGCGTTCGGGCAGCGACGTGGTCTATGATCTCGAGATCACTCCCAATCGCCCCGATTGGAATAGCGTGATCGGGATCGCCCGCGAAATCAGCGCACTCACGGGCAACCCGCTGCGGCTCCCCTCGCTGTCAGTCCCGGAAAGCACCGACGGCGAATCAGCGGCCGATCGTGTCGACGTCGAGCTGCAGGCCCCCGAGCTCTGTCCGCGTTACACCGCCCGGGTCTTGCTGGGCGTCGAAGTCCGCCCCAGTCCCGATTGGCTCAAGACCACGCTCGAAAAAGTGGGCGTGCGCAGCATCAACAATATTGTCGACGTCACCAACTTCGTGATGCTCGAAACCGGCCAACCCCTGCATGCCTTCGACTATCATCTGCTGTCGCGCGAAGGTGCCGGCAAACCGCGCATCGTGGTTCGCCCGGCCGCCGATGGGGAAACGTTTACGACCCTCGACGCCCAGGCCCGCACGCTGAACTCGCAGATGCTGCTGATTGCTGACACCTCCAAAGGCATCGCCCTGGCTGGGCTCATGGGCGGAGCCAACAGCGAGATTCAATCGACCACCCGCGACGTTCTGCTCGAGAGCGCCTACTTCAAACCGCAGAATGTTCGGGCCACCTCGAAAGCCCTGGGACTCAAAACCGACGCGTCGTATCGGTTCGAGCGAGGAGCTGATATTGGGATCTGCGACTGGGCCAGCCAGCGAGCCGCGCAGCTGATCCTGCAAACCGCCGGCGGCCGGGTCGCCTGCGGCGTTGTCGATGCCTATCCACAGCCCGCCCAGCCCAAAGAAATCACCCTGCGATCGGAGAAGACGCGCGCGGTGCTGGGAATCGACATCCCACTGGCTCAGCAGTCGGCCGGATTGCAAGGCCTCGGACTGAAAGTCGTCGCGAGTTCCGAGAGCGAAACCCGCTATCAAATCCCCAGCTTCCGCGTGGATCTTAAACGCGAGCATGACCTCATCGAGGAGGTGGGACGGCTCTACGGCATCGACAAGATTCCATCAACTCCCCCCCGGGGCGGCGTGGGATCCCATGTGTATGACTCCATCCATGATCAGATCGCGGAGGTTCGACGGCTGCTGACCGGTCTAGGACTTAACGAAGCCCAAGGCCAGACGCTGATCGCCGGAAACGCCGCGAAACGAGTGACTGCGCCCGCTAACCTGGTGGCTCTCGCTTACCCGCTCAGCAGCGACATGGATGTGCTGCGCCCCAGTTTGCTACCCGGACTGCTGGACTCCCTGCGTCACAATCTCAACCGCCAGAACCATGATCTGGCGCTCTTCGAGGTCGGACGCGTGTTCACTCAGAATCAGGGCCAGATCAAGGAAGAGAGACGCGTCGCCATCGCCCTCACCGGTGCTCGAACTTCCACCTTTTGGACCGGATCCGAACGGGAATCCAAAAAGGACATTTACGATCTGAAGGGATTGCTGGAGGAGCTCTTGGAGCAGATCGGGCTCCGCGGCGTGGCCTACATCCGTCGCGCCGAGTCCTCCGAGTTCTACCTCGAAAGCGCGGGTGTTCAGCTGGGCAAGCTCGTGGTGGGTGAATTCGGACAGCTCTCGCCGCTGCTCGCCAAACAGTATGATTTGCGGGATCGCGTGTTTCTGGCTGAACTCTCCCTGGACTTCCTGCTGGCCAAGCGGAACCCGACCAAATCGTTTAAGCCGCTGCCGGCATTCCCCAGCATCCGGCGGGATATCGCCATGCTGGTGCCCGAACCCGTGACCCACGAGGCAGTCCTTCAAGCTGTCCGGCAGACCAAACCTTCGAACCTCGAGTCGGTGGAACTCTTCGATGTGTTCCGCGGCAAGAACCTGCCCGCTGGTCAGAAAAGCGTCGCCTACGCTTTCACCTACCGAGCGGCCGACCGCACCCTAACCGATTCCGAGGTCAACATAACTCACGACAAAGTGGTGGCTCAATTTCAAACCGGCCTAGGGGCGACGCTCCGGGGCTGA
- a CDS encoding flagellin, with translation MVINTNTSALNGARLLAESTTMLAKSLARLSSGSKITSPEDDAAGLAVSMRFDAQISRTNAAKNNVNNAVSFSQTQDGFMGKVAKALDRMSELAILSLDVTKSDNDRVLYNNEFSTLSAYITNVTTKDFNGVSLFSSTALNVTIDSEGTTFSMSGVNLGSATYTGLASASVSSAGTAATALTTVKNAITQLASDRATAGASLARLQYTSEQLSVLRDNLSSANSRIKDVDVAEESTAYAKYNILSQSGTAMLAQANSVPQSVLRLIS, from the coding sequence ATGGTTATTAATACAAATACCTCCGCCTTAAACGGAGCTCGTCTTCTCGCAGAATCCACCACCATGCTGGCCAAGTCATTGGCCCGATTGTCCTCTGGTTCGAAGATCACTTCGCCTGAGGATGACGCTGCCGGTCTGGCAGTGTCCATGCGGTTCGACGCGCAGATTAGCCGAACCAACGCTGCGAAGAACAACGTTAACAACGCCGTCTCCTTCAGCCAGACCCAGGACGGTTTCATGGGCAAGGTTGCCAAGGCACTCGACCGGATGAGTGAACTGGCCATTCTGTCCCTGGATGTCACCAAGAGTGACAACGATCGAGTGCTGTATAACAACGAATTCTCCACCTTGTCCGCCTACATCACGAATGTGACGACGAAGGATTTCAACGGGGTGAGTTTGTTCAGTTCCACAGCCCTCAACGTCACCATCGACAGCGAAGGCACGACGTTCAGCATGTCGGGAGTCAACCTCGGCAGCGCCACCTATACCGGACTGGCCTCCGCTAGCGTGAGTTCAGCGGGTACTGCCGCCACAGCACTGACGACGGTTAAGAACGCCATCACCCAGCTGGCTTCGGATCGTGCGACTGCGGGTGCGAGCTTGGCTCGGTTGCAATACACCTCAGAACAGCTGTCGGTGTTGCGTGACAACCTGTCTTCTGCGAATAGTAGGATCAAGGATGTAGACGTCGCAGAAGAGAGCACTGCCTACGCAAAATACAACATCCTGTCTCAGTCAGGCACAGCGATGTTGGCGCAGGCGAACTCCGTGCCACAATCGGTTTTGAGGCTAATCTCTTAG
- a CDS encoding transposase, producing the protein MLTIFPTEKSRATERMRPQMKTQKGREEYKLRQQTVEPVFGVIKSVLGFRRFRLRGLEKAKLDWTLGSTAYNLKRLHRMVGAV; encoded by the coding sequence CTGCTAACTATTTTTCCTACGGAAAAGAGTCGAGCCACTGAGAGAATGAGACCTCAGATGAAGACTCAGAAGGGACGGGAGGAGTACAAGCTTAGGCAGCAAACGGTGGAGCCGGTGTTTGGAGTCATCAAGAGTGTGCTTGGCTTTCGGAGGTTCAGGCTGCGTGGATTGGAGAAAGCGAAGCTGGATTGGACGCTGGGGAGCACGGCCTACAACCTCAAGAGACTGCACCGGATGGTGGGGGCGGTCTAA
- a CDS encoding c-type cytochrome, giving the protein MRISYGFNQVSARSLTQVIVGALLLCQSASISAQSLAGSATPVSKLRVAPGFQVELLYTVPKDKEGSWVNVCTDPQGRLIVSDQYGGLFRVTPPALGSKSNDTKIEKIPVDLGEAQGLLWAFDSLYVVVNKGRTYTSGLYRVRDTNGDDQLDEVKMLRKIEGGGEHGPHAVMLHPDGKSLVVVCGNHTKPTTFNSSLVPQVWGEDHLIPRMWDAGGHAVGILAPGGWIAKTDPQGEKWELISMGYRNQFDAAYNREGELFVYDADMEWDMNTPWYRPTRVCHAVSGSEFGWRSGTGKWPIYYPDSLPAVVNIGPGSPTGVCFGYGARFPQKYQDALYICDWSYGKLYAVHLQPNGSTFGGQLEEFVTGSPLPLTDVIVNPKDGALYFTIGGRRTQSALYRVTASNASLAQTTPSPASRDGEAKLRAARRKLEAFHGQKNPEAVKVSWSYLKHSDRFVRWAARVALEHQDPSSWQQRALRETNPQASLEALLALARVGDKSLQSELLNSLGKLRWNRLSEAQQLSLLRVYSLAFIRMGAPDAATAQRVGDQLDQVYPASSRALNAELSKMQIYLQHPQAGAKTLALLDKAPTQEEQLDYVYALRILKSGWTPALRASYFAWFNKAASYRGGHSFAGFVKNIKTEALKGLSETELAALKPILDVKPVRKSPLDVMAGSTLAGRTTSRDWTVADLAPALDKGLKGRSFQKGRELFGAVACAACHRFNDEGGSYGPDLTGVVGRFSPKDLLESIVQPNKEVSDQYAPVVVTQKDGEQITGRVVNLNDNNVMISPNMFDPNEIVSVNRNNVVSMEPSKVSLMPEGLINTLKEEEILDLVAYLLSKGDEKSPMFKKN; this is encoded by the coding sequence ATGCGCATCTCGTACGGTTTCAACCAAGTTTCGGCCCGCTCGCTCACCCAAGTGATCGTGGGCGCTCTGCTCCTGTGCCAGAGCGCCAGCATCTCCGCGCAAAGTCTCGCCGGCAGCGCCACTCCAGTCTCCAAGCTGCGCGTGGCTCCCGGCTTTCAGGTGGAACTGCTCTACACGGTCCCCAAGGACAAGGAAGGCTCTTGGGTCAACGTCTGCACCGATCCTCAGGGAAGATTAATCGTCAGCGATCAATACGGCGGACTGTTCCGAGTCACCCCGCCGGCTCTGGGTAGCAAATCCAACGACACCAAGATCGAGAAGATCCCCGTTGACCTCGGCGAAGCGCAAGGATTGCTCTGGGCCTTCGACAGCCTCTATGTGGTGGTCAATAAGGGCAGAACTTACACCAGCGGACTTTACCGCGTCCGCGATACCAACGGGGACGATCAATTGGATGAGGTCAAAATGTTGCGCAAGATCGAAGGGGGAGGAGAGCACGGCCCCCACGCCGTGATGCTGCATCCAGACGGAAAATCCTTGGTCGTCGTCTGCGGCAACCACACCAAGCCCACCACGTTCAACAGCTCACTGGTGCCTCAAGTCTGGGGTGAAGATCACCTCATCCCCCGCATGTGGGATGCCGGTGGCCATGCCGTAGGAATCCTGGCGCCCGGAGGTTGGATCGCCAAGACCGACCCTCAGGGAGAAAAGTGGGAGCTGATCAGCATGGGCTATCGAAATCAATTCGATGCCGCCTACAACCGAGAAGGCGAACTCTTCGTCTACGACGCCGACATGGAATGGGATATGAACACCCCGTGGTACCGCCCCACACGCGTCTGTCACGCAGTCAGCGGTAGCGAATTCGGCTGGCGCAGCGGCACCGGAAAATGGCCGATCTACTACCCTGACAGCCTGCCCGCAGTCGTCAATATCGGCCCCGGATCGCCAACGGGAGTCTGCTTCGGGTACGGAGCGCGTTTTCCTCAGAAATACCAGGATGCGCTCTACATCTGCGACTGGAGCTATGGCAAACTTTATGCAGTTCACCTCCAGCCCAATGGCTCCACGTTTGGAGGACAATTGGAGGAGTTCGTAACCGGAAGCCCCCTGCCCTTGACGGATGTCATCGTCAACCCCAAGGACGGAGCCCTGTATTTCACGATCGGCGGCCGACGCACCCAGTCCGCTCTCTACCGAGTCACAGCCTCGAATGCCAGTCTGGCGCAAACCACCCCGTCACCGGCCAGCAGGGATGGCGAAGCCAAGCTCCGAGCTGCCCGGCGCAAGCTGGAAGCCTTCCACGGACAGAAAAACCCGGAGGCGGTCAAGGTGAGCTGGAGCTACCTCAAGCACTCCGACCGCTTCGTTCGGTGGGCCGCCCGTGTAGCCCTGGAGCATCAGGATCCCTCCTCGTGGCAGCAGCGCGCGCTGCGGGAAACCAATCCGCAGGCCTCCCTTGAGGCGCTCCTCGCTCTGGCTCGCGTCGGAGACAAAAGCCTGCAGTCCGAACTGCTCAACTCCCTCGGAAAGCTCCGTTGGAATCGACTGAGTGAAGCCCAACAACTGTCCTTACTCCGTGTCTATTCGCTCGCCTTCATTCGAATGGGCGCGCCGGACGCCGCCACCGCGCAGCGCGTCGGCGATCAGCTCGACCAGGTTTACCCCGCCTCCAGCCGAGCTCTGAACGCGGAGCTCAGCAAGATGCAGATCTACCTCCAACACCCCCAGGCCGGCGCCAAAACCTTGGCTCTGCTTGACAAGGCTCCCACCCAGGAGGAACAGCTGGACTATGTCTACGCCCTGCGCATCTTGAAGTCGGGTTGGACTCCGGCCCTCCGGGCCAGTTACTTTGCCTGGTTTAACAAGGCCGCCAGCTATCGAGGTGGACATAGTTTCGCCGGTTTCGTGAAAAACATTAAAACCGAGGCGCTGAAGGGTTTGTCGGAAACCGAGCTTGCTGCCCTTAAGCCCATCCTGGACGTGAAGCCGGTCCGAAAGTCCCCCCTAGATGTCATGGCCGGCAGCACGCTCGCAGGACGAACCACCTCTCGGGATTGGACCGTCGCGGACTTGGCCCCCGCGCTGGACAAGGGCCTCAAGGGAAGAAGCTTTCAGAAAGGGCGCGAACTCTTTGGAGCCGTAGCCTGCGCAGCCTGCCATCGATTCAATGACGAGGGAGGTTCTTACGGTCCAGACCTGACTGGAGTCGTGGGCCGCTTCAGCCCCAAAGATCTGTTGGAGTCCATCGTCCAACCGAACAAGGAAGTGAGCGATCAGTATGCTCCAGTCGTTGTCACCCAAAAAGATGGCGAGCAAATCACGGGCCGGGTCGTCAACTTGAATGACAATAACGTGATGATCAGCCCGAACATGTTCGACCCGAACGAAATCGTCTCGGTCAATCGCAACAATGTGGTGTCCATGGAACCCTCGAAGGTCAGCCTCATGCCCGAAGGGCTCATCAACACACTGAAGGAAGAGGAGATCTTGGACCTGGTAGCCTATCTGCTGTCGAAGGGCGATGAGAAGAGCCCCATGTTCAAGAAGAACTAG